The Triticum aestivum cultivar Chinese Spring chromosome 5A, IWGSC CS RefSeq v2.1, whole genome shotgun sequence genomic sequence atggacattggatgtcattgataacgggatcacatcattaggagaatgatgtgatggacaagacccaatcttaagcgtagcacaagatcgtgtagttagtttgctaaagcttttctaatgtcaagtatcatttccttagaccatgagattgtgcaactcccggataccgtaggaatgctttgggtgcaccaaacgtcacaacgtaactgggtggctataaagatgcactacaggtatctccgaaagtgtctgttgggttggcacgaatcgagactgggatttgtcactccgtatgacggagaggtatctctgggcccactcggtaatgcatcatcataatgagctcaatgtgactaatgagttagccacgggatcatgcattacggaacgagtaaagagacttgccggtaatgagattgaacgaggtattgggataccgacgatcgaatctcgggcaagtaacattaccggtgaacaaagggaattgtatacgggattgcttgaatcctcgacatcgtggttcatccgatgagatcatcgtggaacatgtgggatccaacatgggtatccagatttccctgttggttattggccggagagttgtctcggtcatgtttgcatgattcccgaacccgtagggtctacacacttaaggtccgatgacgctagggttatagggaaagtttgtacgtggttactgaatgttgttcggagtcccggatgagatcccatacgtcacgaggagttccggaatggtccggaggtaaagaataatatataggaagtgaggttttgaccaccggaagtgtttcgggcatcactggtaatgtaccgggaccatagGAGGGTTcggggggtccactgggaggggccaccatccctggaggcttgcatgggccaagagtgggaagggaccagcccctgagtgggctggtgcgcctctcaccagggcccaaggcgcagctaggaggagaagggggaaaccctaggcgcagatgggcctaaggcccaccctagggcgcgcccctccccctcttggccgcccccctccatcccatctagggctgccgcccccctaggggtgggaaccctagagggcgcgcaccctcctcccctcctcctataaatagtgggggtttgggggctGCTAAAAACATGAGTCTCTcttcctcttggcgcagccctacccctctccctcctcgtctcttgcagtgcttggcgaagccctgctggcatGCCACGcttctccatcatcaccacgccgtcgtgctgctgctggacggagtcttccccaacctctccatctctccttgctggatcaaggcgcgggagacgtcaccgggttgtacatgtgttgaacgcggaggcgccgttgttcggcgcttagatcggaatcgaccgtgatctgaatcgctgcgtgtacgactccaccaacctcgttcttgtaatgcttccgcttagcgatcttcaagggtatgaagatgcactccctctctctcgttgctagtatctcctagattgatcttggtgactcgtaggaaaattttgaatcattgctacgttccccaacacttccaaCAATCGTTGCGGAACATCAAGTGATGCTTTTCTCTATGTTGCATAAATAGATCAACATGCTTATGTATTCTCAGCATGTACGCATGTCTTGCCTGGGACGTGTGAATGCCGAGAACCTATGAGACACTTTTGGTTCTAAGGCATGCTGATGTGAGAGAATATGCTGCTGTTATGTGTATGTGATGATATATTGATTCCAAGTCAATAGAATTATGTTGTTCATGTGAAGAACTGTTGCAAGATTAGATTTTTAACTGTTTTACACTATTTTAATTCAATATGGCAATCCCTTCCTATCAAACGTTGTTTTGTACATAGGAGGATTTGAAGGATGTATGGCTAGAGGGGGATTTGAGATTTCAAGGGGATTGGGTGAAAGAGGGGGATTTTTTCACCAAATCCTCTGGAATCCTCTCCTCCCAAAACCTCCACAATCCCTTGTTGTCAAACAAGGCCTAACGTAAATCTTAAGGTCGAGCGGTTCGACCAAGATTTCAGCTTGTCAATGAAGTTTCTCTCTCTTGCGCCATAAATTTTTCTAATCCTCATTTCGTTTTGTCGAAATTGTGTTGAAATGTGTGTATGACTACAATTAAACTTGGATCATGCGGAGGGTTAGGTGTGTGAGTCAAAAAAGTGTAACCCAGGGGGAAAACTCGTTGGGGCATGCAGGTGCGAAAGCACATACGTGTCCAGCCTGTCGGCTGCTCAATTGCCTCACGGTCCGCAAAGTTATTAGATCCCACGTGAGGACACAACAAGTTTAACTTATAGTTTTTGAAACCTGCATTTTTTTTCGTTCGTTCATACTGAGTTTCAGCGGTCGAAACTTGACGAAATTTTAAAAACTCGTCAAAACATCGCAAAAGAAGATCTTATTTGAAATCCCTAGTCACAAAAAACACGCATGAGCAAACGAAACTTAATTTAGAATTTATTCAAACGATATGAAAAACTGAATACCAAAATGTCAAAGCTAAATCGAGCACATCCCTCGGAAGGGTATCCTAAGTTCGGTATCTTGAGACCATGATAATAAGGACACAAAGTTTATTCAGATTCAGGCTCTCAAGAGGAGATAAAAGCCTACATCCTGATTGTGCTTTATTGCGTTGGAGTGTATCGAGAGGACAAAGTACTAAGAGATTGtaatgtaagagcatctacagccggacttggcaaattcGGCCCCTCAAACGCCCACGAACGCGCGTGGGCACTGACCGGGCACCCCTCAAATGTTGCGTCGCACATCCACATACCGCAAATTCTGATCCTCAAATCCATGTagtccatgcacgtcgatcatactGTACAAACTGTCTGAAtgccaaagtttgaaagaaatcaAAGCAAATCATTGTTCAACAAACCAGAGATGGCAAAATGAAATCAATGTTCGAGCATAACGGATGGCCTTGGATCACTGGCCGGGCGCCTGCTCCGAGCGGAAGGCGTCCTTCTCCAGGCGGAATGTGTCCTGCTCGTTTTGCTCTGCCTGCATCCGGGCAGCCTCCTCCGCGTGCAGCCGGTCTATGCTAAAATCTGATCGGACAAGAGCAAAGAAAACACATCGACTCTTGTTCAGTCATTCCGTCGAACATGTCGAGGGCAGCCCGGGCACTACCGATGCCCGTGCTCATTCGCGCCCGAACGAGCTGCGGCGAGTCACACACGTCGACCGCCAGCATCTGCGTGGTCGCAAATCTCTCCGGAATGGCCCAGCCGGCGGTCGGATCATCCTCTGTCCCAATCGGGTCGGACGGTGTAATTCGTGCGGGCGCTCGGAGGGAAGGGGTGCGGGGATCCGGCACAGAGAAGGAGACAACTGCTCCACCACGTCTGAACCTCCATGTGACGTCGCCGCTGCTTCCCTCTCTCGCTGCCGGCATTGCCGCAACTTGCGGGCGATGTTCTCCGCCTTGCAAGTCGTAGCCGATGAATTGACGTTGCCGACGGACGAGGCGGACTGCGTCTCCGTCGCGACGGTGTGGGTCGGGCTGGACGACATCTCTGGCGGTGGATAGGGACAGGAGGTGAGGGTTGAGAGCAAGGGTGGAGGATGGTGAGGGTCCGGGCGTGGGAAAGGTTgaagggcggcgggaggaggaggaagggtatggtggatttggtgcaatttggaTAGGGGTCGGGCTGTCGGGTCCAACATGAAGGGCGTGCCCCCGGGTGCACCCGGACGCCACTATATCttccccatatttgggctggatatggtggTTGCCGGTCAGCCTGGGCATTTGAGGCTCGTTTAAGGAGCCCGTCTGGGTCAAAACATTATGATCGGACAGTGACCGGGCGGCCCGCCCGGGcatatgaggcgggtttgagaggtccggttgTAGATACTCTAAATTGTATCTACGAGCCTCACCCATGTGTCCACCGTCCGTCGTCCACACCCGAATGAGTTGTGGCAAAGAAGACTCGCATAAGAGCAGCGGCCCCATGTTGATGTCAATGATTTAAGTCACTTGCCCGGCGACAATTGTCGTGGACTGCCTACCAAGCTGCTTGGCAACATAGTAGTACGCTGCCTTGTAATGCCCCGTCCATGGCGGCATCTGGACGGTGTGCGACACCAGCTGAGCTCCATGACCCTGGCCGCGACCTCCACCGTGTCTACGACCAGCACGTCCACCGCCACGGACGCCATCAGCACGCCCTCCACCGGTCTTCCGCTTCGCGAGCATTGCCTCCTTCGCGGCCTTCGCTTTGACGCAGCAATTTTACCGCGTCGCCGAGTTGATCTTCCGAGTGAGGGTGATGCTCAGATCCTCCTGCAcctccaccacatccatctccGCCAGGTCCTGGTCCGGTTCCATGCGGCGGCGGCGGTAGCGAAGAAGAAAGTCGGAGAAAAGAACGGAAGTTGGATGGAGAGCGGGATGGAAGAAGAGAGTGGGGAATTTTGTCACAGAAACAACTCGGGATGCTACAAAAGGGCGGACACCGCCTTCCTTTTGGGTGGATCATAGGTGTAAGACAGTGGCGAAGCCAGGGTAGTCAATTGACTCCCTAACTTTTTGATAAAACTAGCATATAGGTGTAGGAATAGTGAAACAAATTTGTATAAATTCATATATTTGACTACATGATTTTAAATTGACTACACAAGACAACATTTCTGGCACCGTCACTAGTGTAAGAGTCCGATTTGTCTCAGTGTCCGGACTCTGACAAAGCCATCCATGTTTGGTTATAAAGTGCCGAAAAAAATACGTTCTGTGGACCTCCACTATGTCTACGACCAACACGCCCACCGCCACGGACGCCATCAGCACGCCCTCCACCATGTCTTGTGTCCCAATAAAGCAAGCACGCGATCGAGTCGTTCGGATCTGTCCCAATATTTAGAAGTTTGCCGATTAACTTTTCCAATCCAATGATATAAGGCGAAGTATCAAGTGAAAACTGAAATTCGGTGCAAATTTGGAAACTTCCATCGTGGGACCTTGGATCAATAGCGAGCGGCAGAGATCAAAGGTGGGAGCACTAACCAGCCACTTAACTCCATTTTTCACAGAACCCCCTCTTTCAGTAATTAGGTAACTCCCTGTCTTATTCTACCCGTTCCTATCCTTCCAAGTTCTAACTCAAATCTTGCCGCCGCCTCATCTGACCAATGCGACGACGGCGACCAGGCGAGCCCCCGCGCGATGGCGGGTGCTGCACCACGCAATGGTGATTCGGCGGCCTCAGCGCTACCTCAGGCAACGACCACCCGGCGCCCTCGGGGCTGCTCCGACGCGACGACGAGTCTGACGGCCTTGGCGCTGCCCGTCCTGCCCGTCCCACCCCAGTGCGATGGCAGCCCGCCGACCTTGGCGCTGCTTGCCCTTCGAAGCTGTTGGTCTGTATTTGCTGTCGTCCAAATTCTAGTGCAGCCAATTGGGTTGGGCTAGCTTTTGGTTAGCTGTTCATATTCAGTTCCTTAGCTGAATGAATGTTGCAGCGTGCAGCCTAAAGAAAAATTTAAGTTCCCCAAAAATCCACTATAAAGAAATCACAGAGTATTGGAGCAACAATAACAAGAGACCATCTATGAAGAAAGGCAGCAGATGGAAACCCCAAAATGAAGATTACCTGAAGATCAAGTGCTCTGTTTCAAGAAGCAAAATTTAAACTGACCTTTTATTTCAGTTCTGCTTTCTATTGTGTGATGACCCAAGTCTTGTAATTAAATTTTCATTGGCCGAGTGTAATCTCACCCTCGCCCCCAACTCTTAACCTTTGGAAATGTACTCTATCTTATAATGAAATGGTTCAGGCCGACGTAAGTCCGCCGTAGCTCCGTCAAAAAAAAAAGTCCAACTCTGTAATCTGTATCTTCGTTTTTGTTTGCTTTGATCGTTGCAATTCTGTGTGGTGGCTTTCCCCTCATCTCCTATTCTAATATATTCACATACAACTCTTCGAATTTCTGATGTAATCAACGGATCTATGATTAGTACTCCTACATTACTAAGACCTCACGAGCCACAGTGTTACTTCCACTACCCGTGAACTGGAACATGTAGTTAGGAAAACGGCCACACATCACATTGGTCTCCCTGAGCTCTCATGGCACCATTTGCAGAGAGAAGCTTCAAGTATTTTTAGTTTGTCGATGACCAGCAAACAATCACATTCAAAAACTACAAGGAAGTTGCACAACTCCAGTACCTATTTTTTAATTGCACAGCTCCAGCACTAACTTTTTCTTTTTGCTGGTGTGCTCCAGCACCAACCGAACAGCAATTTTCCGTGCACAAGCTTCAACATATCCAGGTAAAGTACTTCAGAGAACAGAGTTTGTGCTGGACAATTCTTCAGAGAACTGCAAAATCAGTGTACAATTCTTCAGAGAACGACGTAGCGTGGGGGCAACCCGCGGCTGCCGAGTTGCCCTTCGAGGTTGCCACATCCGGACGCCGCTGTGCTTCCACCGTTACGGCGTCGCATGGAGCTCAGAGGTGCTGTTAGCGATGCGTGGCTGTGTCGCTCTACTTCACCTCCGGGGCTGCGCCGGCGAGCTCTTCGCCTCCTACGCAGTCCCAATCCCTTGCCGCAAGGTCCacgtcgtcggtgagggaggctCCCTGGGCCGACGCCACGGGCACCCTCGCCAGCGCGTCCCTTGACTCGGCTTCTCGGGACTGCGCTCCCGCCGAGGGGAGCTTCGGCACGGTGCACGGCTGCGTCGCCGCAGTTGGGAGCCCCGTCAGCTATGCCCGCCTACCTCCGTGTCCGTGGCATTCACCGCGGCAACAGCGCCATGGTACGGGGCGAGTTAGGTTGGATACGGCCAAGtaatctgctaatcattgagataaGAGGGGGTTTCTGCTAATTGACGTTTAAGTGGCCAGTTAGAATTCCCACCTTTGGTCTATGCCGTTCTTTGTAGATCTGATGGCTCACACGGCAAGTTTCCAGATTTTCACTGAAAATCAGTTTTCACTCGATACTTCGCCATGATATAATGCCAAGAGACTACTTCAAAAAACTTAACTGCAACAGAAACAAACTGGACTTTTTCTTACGGAAGAAATAAACTGAGGTGGTGCTAGCTATAGCATTATTGCACACGCCTCCGCATCCTGCACCCTCTTGATGCATCTCCTCTCCCGTGTTCGCAACCCAGAAAAAATAAAAGGGGCaacagggcccacctgtcagcgccaCGACATCGAACATAAGGAAACTCGGGTCGACCGTTACTCGCGGAAGCCGTTGGCGTCGGGCACTTCCCCTCCATCCACTTCAAATTTCGAACCCTTCGCTCTCCCTCTCCGCCcccaatccgccgccgccgcctcccctcatAACCCCAACCCACCCCCCAAACCAACCCCAGCCCCACCCCCAACCCCGATCCATGGACGAGACCTGGAGGGCGGCGACCCCGATGGCGAGGAGATCCGCCTCCCCCAGCGCCACCCCCACCACCGTCACGCCcggctccaccgcctcctcctgctcctccaacTCCGACCCCGCCGCGCGGACGCCCCCGCCCGCCTACCTCGTCCCCTGGGCGCGCGGGGCCGAGGGCGGCGGCAGGGGCTACTACCCCGGCTGCCGCAAGGACGCCAACTGCGCCTGCGAGATCTGCCTCGCCAGCATCAACGCCACGCGGGACCTCCTCCCGCCCGAGGCCGCCTCCGCGCGCCgctgcttcgccgccgccgccagggacCGCAGGCCCgggacgcgctcgctcttcctcgcTACGCCCGGGTCCGCGGTCACCGAGCCGTGGACGCCGCCGCTGCGCTCCACCGCCAAGTCGAGGCGGGATGCggcggcggccgccaaggcccggaggTCCTCGTCGCCCGACTGGGCGCTCTACGCGCTGACGGTTCTTGGGTTCTTGCTCCTGCTGTGGGTGGACACGGGCCTCGTCCCGGAGGTCGCCGCCAGGGGGTTCGGCCCCAAGCTGTCTTCGGACGCCGTCGCGCGGATGGGCCAGGAGGCGCGCCTTGCGCCTGCAGCTCTGGGCCACAAACTGCGCTCCTTGGAGCGAGGGGTCGGGCAGCTCGTCGGCGCCGACGGGATCTCCAACTGCAGCTCCAAGGATTCCGTCTGGCGACTCCAGCAGGTTCGCCGTTCTTGCGTGTCAGTCAACTAATTTGCTCTTGGCTGCAGAGACGGTTCTTCACTGACGAATTCTTTTCTTTCAGAATGATCAGCATTTGTTCCATTGGCGCTGCTCGCTATACAAGTCGGCGGCAGAGGAGGTCAGCGTCTGGGGGAGCCCTCTCCGGACCTCCGGCCTGCTCCCGTCTACGCTCTCCACACGGCACATCACCATCCTCTCCGGCAAGGTCACGGAGGTAATCGACATTCAGAATGTCCACTATCAATGCCAAGATTACTTCATCACCCGAACCACCAGCATCAGATAACTGAAATCCATGTCCGTCCGGTATCTGTTTGCAGTGGTCTGACGGGAGCGTATTGCCGACGGTGAGGGCGAGCAACGGGAGCTCCTGGAGCTACCGGGGCCGGAGGGCAGCGGCGGTGCTGCTGGAACCAGAGACGTGGGTGCTGGAGTACCAGAGGAGCGTGCTGTTCGAGGGCACACGGCTGCTGCCGGCCACGGTGGAGCTGCTGGCGTCCAGGTGCTCGACTATGGCGAAACGGGCGCGGCAGAAGTTGGCCAAGAAGCGGTTCTACGGCGGCGGGATCCAGGCGAAGCCGACTTGATCTGCAGCCAGGGTGATTTTAGCTTTAGGTTGGTTCATCTCATTTCCTGTGAGATTTGTAGGGATATCCCGTCTTCTTATGGTTGTAGTGATGTCTGCTGTCTGCTATTTCATCGGATTGCTCCCTGATCTGTGGCTGATCACAGTACCTCTAGTATGAATGCATAATGTTTGGAACATACAATCTGGTAAAATTTCAGGGGAATTTTACTGGCATCGCTCAGACACGCTTTGGTCATGTTTGGAatataggaattaaaaaaacacTGGAACAGAAAACCACAAGATATACAGTGGTATGTGACCAAGAACTACAGTTTTCTTCCAAAATCCCATTGGAATTTCAGAGGTTTTTGCTG encodes the following:
- the LOC123107818 gene encoding uncharacterized protein, translating into MDETWRAATPMARRSASPSATPTTVTPGSTASSCSSNSDPAARTPPPAYLVPWARGAEGGGRGYYPGCRKDANCACEICLASINATRDLLPPEAASARRCFAAAARDRRPGTRSLFLATPGSAVTEPWTPPLRSTAKSRRDAAAAAKARRSSSPDWALYALTVLGFLLLLWVDTGLVPEVAARGFGPKLSSDAVARMGQEARLAPAALGHKLRSLERGVGQLVGADGISNCSSKDSVWRLQQNDQHLFHWRCSLYKSAAEEVSVWGSPLRTSGLLPSTLSTRHITILSGKVTEWSDGSVLPTVRASNGSSWSYRGRRAAAVLLEPETWVLEYQRSVLFEGTRLLPATVELLASRCSTMAKRARQKLAKKRFYGGGIQAKPT